The following proteins are co-located in the Primulina tabacum isolate GXHZ01 chromosome 11, ASM2559414v2, whole genome shotgun sequence genome:
- the LOC142518887 gene encoding uncharacterized protein LOC142518887 has product MLLSPGHSPRHISTPSPAPSDHNPNPDSSLVSASSNSPTRKRLRSPAVLDEDTYVAVIEKIIERDFFPDIPKLRDRLEWLQAIRTQDPVLIRDAQLKILERRRRRKGGEPSTVDVSLRTATPGSSLFRNTSVTPYVNSERKGDDVNDVRDDIVEEEDGVDVSLPLDEFFRKYTSEDNESFFRIMERVNRKRKEKYEYLLEGEKTEGVQENCSIEDGNKRERTSTDGYGTSDQPVSTLEGWKYTAKNLLMYHPADRGEAPLTPEERALRLKGMTKEINRSNTRFQTKTAGFTSLLNEENFSMLYSPMAGTTPVPMSSGDSDKVKKYDLDDLRKTPNRFFVESEKKADNGYSFLKTPSPAPGLDESPFITWGEIEGTPLRLEPEETPIDIGGSGDGPQFKIPMPPSRDVKAHSLSREAARKLRERSKMYQKPPLPSPVRGGSVSPSARLLSLAAQKFMRKAIAKSSRSIDESLRASYRSGSPGLNTPKSGRSLSRLGRENSVAFRSPSVREGSRSPW; this is encoded by the coding sequence ATGTTGTTATCCCCAGGTCACTCTCCTCGCCACATCTCCACCCCTTCACCGGCGCCTTCCGATCATAACCCAAACCCTGATAGCTCACTTGTTTCTGCGTCTTCGAATTCACCCACCCGCAAGCGGTTGCGCAGCCCCGCGGTTTTAGATGAGGACACCTATGTAGCCGTCATCGAGAAGATCATTGAGCGAGATTTCTTCCCAGACATACCCAAATTGCGCGATCGCCTCGAGTGGTTGCAGGCTATTCGTACACAGGACCCCGTGCTTATCCGCGACGCCCAGCTCAAGATTCTTGAGCGCCGTCGAAGGAGAAAAGGTGGAGAACCCTCCACGGTTGATGTGTCCCTCCGCACTGCCACGCCAGGTTCGTCCTTATTCCGGAATACTTCTGTTACTCCCTACGTTAACAGCGAGCGCAAGGGTGATGATGTTAATGATGTACGCGATGATATTGTTGAGGAAGAGGATGGAGTGGATGTTTCTTTGCCACTTGATGAGTTCTTTCGAAAGTACACGAGCGAGGATAATGAGAGCTTTTTCAGGATTATGGAGAGAGTTAATAGGAAGAGGAAGGAAAAGTATGAATATTTGTTAGAAGGAGAAAAAACCGAGGGTGTTCAGGAGAATTGTTCGATCGAGGATGGAAACAAACGGGAGAGAACTAGTACTGATGGGTATGGCACATCGGATCAGCCAGTGAGCACGTTGGAAGGTTGGAAATACACGGCCAAGAATTTACTTATGTATCATCCAGCTGACAGAGGGGAAGCTCCCTTGACTCCCGAGGAAAGAGCACTGCGGTTGAAGGGTATGACTAAGGAGATTAACAGGTCCAACACACGTTTCCAAACCAAAACTGCTGGTTTTACTTCATTGCTGAATGAAGAGAATTTTTCCATGCTTTACAGCCCTATGGCTGGGACTACCCCGGTTCCTATGTCGAGTGGAGACAGTGATAAGGTGAAGAAGTATGATTTGGATGATTTGAGGAAAACCCCTAACAGATTTTTTGTGGAGTCTGAGAAGAAAGCAGACAATGGATATAGTTTCTTGAAAACGCCATCACCTGCTCCAGGATTGGATGAGTCACCATTCATAACCTGGGGAGAGATTGAGGGGACACCATTGAGATTAGAGCCAGAGGAAACACCTATAGATATTGGGGGTAGTGGGGATGGTCCACAATTCAAGATTCCGATGCCTCCTTCAAGGGATGTTAAAGCACATTCTTTGTCTAGGGAGGCTGCAAGGAAACTGAGGGAGAGGTCAAAGATGTATCAGAAACCACCATTGCCTTCCCCCGTCAGGGGGGGAAGTGTGAGTCCTAGCGCACGCTTGCTTTCACTTGCTGCCCAGAAATTTATGAGGAAGGCCATTGCCAAATCATCTCGATCTATTGATGAATCTTTGAGAGCCAGTTATCGTAGTGGAAGCCCTGGATTAAATACTCCTAAAAGTGGCAGGAGTCTTTCTAGATTGGGAAGAGAGAACAGTGTAGCTTTCCGATCCCCTTCTGTTAGAGAGGGCTCGAGGTCACCCTGGTGA